A single Aulosira sp. FACHB-615 DNA region contains:
- the dhaK gene encoding dihydroxyacetone kinase subunit DhaK: MKKLINQPEDFVRESLAGMAVAHSDLIKVNYDPIFVYRANAPKPGKVAIISGGGSGHEPMHAGFVGAGMLDAACPGEVFTSPTPDQMLAAAQKVDGGAGILYIVKNYSGDVMNFEMATELARSEGIRALNILIDDDVAVKDSLYTQGRRGVGTTVLAEKICGAAAEQGYNLQQVADLCRRVNLNGRSMGIALTSCTVPARGTPTFRLSDREMEIGIGIHGEPGRERIDVKSADEIAEILTQTIIDDVGYSRVVREWDENQGEWVDVELIDPPLQRGDRLLAFVNSMGGTPISEIYLIYRNLAEICEKQGMIIVRNLIGPYVTSLEMQGCSITLLKLDDELLQLWDAPVHTASLRWGV; the protein is encoded by the coding sequence TCATTCAGATTTAATCAAAGTCAACTATGATCCCATTTTTGTCTATCGAGCTAATGCACCCAAACCAGGAAAAGTGGCAATTATTTCTGGTGGAGGTAGTGGACACGAACCGATGCACGCAGGGTTTGTGGGTGCAGGAATGCTAGATGCAGCTTGTCCGGGAGAGGTGTTTACATCACCTACACCTGACCAGATGCTGGCTGCTGCTCAAAAAGTTGATGGTGGAGCAGGTATTCTTTATATTGTCAAAAATTATAGTGGCGATGTGATGAACTTTGAGATGGCAACGGAATTAGCTAGAAGTGAAGGTATCCGTGCGCTCAATATTTTGATTGATGACGATGTGGCAGTGAAAGATAGTTTATATACTCAAGGTCGTCGCGGTGTGGGAACAACAGTGTTAGCAGAGAAAATTTGTGGTGCGGCGGCTGAACAAGGTTATAACTTGCAACAAGTAGCAGATTTGTGTCGTCGAGTAAATCTGAATGGGCGGAGTATGGGAATTGCTTTAACATCTTGTACTGTACCCGCTAGGGGTACTCCAACATTTAGATTAAGCGATCGCGAAATGGAAATTGGCATTGGGATTCACGGCGAACCGGGAAGGGAAAGAATTGATGTAAAATCAGCAGATGAGATTGCAGAGATATTAACCCAAACAATTATTGATGATGTTGGCTACAGTCGGGTTGTGCGAGAGTGGGATGAGAATCAAGGCGAATGGGTTGATGTGGAATTGATTGATCCGCCTTTGCAAAGAGGCGATCGCTTGTTAGCCTTTGTTAATAGTATGGGTGGTACGCCCATTTCTGAAATTTATCTGATTTATCGTAATTTGGCGGAAATCTGCGAAAAACAAGGAATGATCATTGTCCGCAACCTAATCGGCCCTTACGTCACATCTTTAGAAATGCAAGGTTGCTCAATCACGTTGCTAAAGTTAGACGATGAACTTTTGCAGTTGTGGGATGCACCAGTACACACAGCAAGTCTGCGGTGGGGTGTTTAA